One Novipirellula artificiosorum DNA segment encodes these proteins:
- a CDS encoding mechanosensitive ion channel family protein encodes MAEDTQSVIDSLTNIASGTGTADGHRPSFGEATQQVIGEFANGDMSGVVDYATMQLVPQLLLAALGLGIIFLGYLVATYLARVISRPVCRRVDETLGRFVGKVVFYSIMFGVVGSVLSKMGLPLGGLAAMLAAAGFAIGLAFQGTLSNFASGVLMLVFRPFKVGDVVNAAGVMGKVNEIDLFTTTLDTPDNRRIIVPNSSISGGTIENISHHPHRRVEVPVGVAYAADTEATRTALNAAVAKFEAEIVHGEGRGSAVVLSSLGPSSVDWLVRMWVPTKEFFRLKEALTGEVKHQLDVATISIPFPQMDVHVHRADSEDESLFQRPRVRPARRGSENQVMPQAS; translated from the coding sequence GTGGCTGAAGATACTCAATCTGTGATCGATTCACTCACCAACATCGCCAGCGGCACAGGGACCGCCGACGGCCATCGTCCCTCGTTCGGCGAAGCAACACAGCAAGTGATTGGTGAATTCGCCAATGGCGATATGTCGGGCGTCGTTGATTACGCGACGATGCAGTTGGTTCCTCAGTTATTGCTAGCGGCCTTAGGCCTGGGGATTATCTTTCTCGGTTATCTCGTGGCCACTTACTTGGCACGCGTGATCAGCAGGCCGGTTTGCCGCCGCGTGGACGAAACGCTGGGGAGATTTGTTGGCAAAGTCGTCTTCTACAGCATCATGTTTGGTGTGGTCGGTTCCGTGCTATCAAAAATGGGCTTGCCATTGGGGGGGTTGGCGGCAATGCTCGCCGCAGCAGGCTTCGCAATCGGTTTGGCATTCCAAGGAACGCTGAGCAACTTCGCCTCAGGTGTGTTGATGTTGGTTTTTCGTCCGTTCAAGGTGGGCGATGTGGTCAACGCCGCCGGCGTGATGGGAAAAGTCAACGAGATCGATCTTTTCACAACGACGTTGGATACGCCTGACAATCGCCGCATTATTGTCCCCAACAGTTCCATTTCGGGCGGCACGATCGAAAACATCAGCCACCACCCGCATCGCCGAGTGGAAGTCCCGGTGGGCGTTGCCTATGCGGCGGACACTGAAGCAACGCGCACGGCTTTGAACGCGGCAGTCGCAAAGTTCGAAGCGGAAATCGTTCATGGTGAAGGTCGGGGATCAGCCGTGGTGCTGAGTAGTCTTGGTCCCAGCAGCGTCGATTGGCTCGTCCGCATGTGGGTACCAACCAAAGAGTTCTTCCGACTCAAAGAGGCACTCACGGGCGAAGTCAAGCACCAGCTTGATGTTGCGACGATTTCAATTCCCTTCCCGCAAATGGATGTTCACGTCCATCGCGCCGATTCCGAGGATGAGTCGCTGTTCCAACGACCGCGGGTACGGCCTGCGCGGCGCGGCTCGGAAAACCAGGTCATGCCGCAAGCTTCTTGA